AATGATGATCCCGACAGCTCGGCCCAGATATGCTGGAAAAGAGGCTCGGACGTTATTCCTTTAACGAAAGATAAAATCGCATTGCAAAAGTATATTCGGGAGCTTTGCCGCAACGTAGCCTTCTTAGTGAACACCCTTGATATTGGAAACCTCTTTATTGGCGGTGATATTGAAGAGTTTAAATCTTTTATTTCCACCATGCTGAATGAAGAGCTTCGGGCCAATACTCTTACCTCGGCATCTCCCCGTTGTGAAATCCAATTCTCGGCCTTAGGGCATCAGGCTGTGGCCTTTGGCGCAGCCGGGCTTATCCTCGATAGGGTGTTTATGAATCTGGAAGCCCTGGATGATCCCTTTGGCCGACCAAAGATACAACCGCTTTACTTTATGGAGGAATAGCAATCTCTATCCCGGATAGAGAAGAACGGGATAAAAATAAAAAGGAGGAAGGTCATGAAAAAGAGAGAGATAGTACGACTATTCGTACTATGCAGCTTTTGTGTTAGCACAGCTCTTCTCGTGGGGTGTAATAAAAAAGGAGAGGAGGCAACTACACAAGAATCGGGTACAATTACCTTGTCGGCTTATCATTATCTTGATCAAACCGATAAAACCACGGCCCCCAATTTCCAGGCACTGGTCGAGGCGTTTAATAAAAAGTATCCGAATATCAAAATAAATTTTGAATTCGGATATGGTGAAGCCTATCACACAAAGCTACAAACCCTTGCAGCCTCAGGTCAGTTACCGGATATGATGGTTGTCTATCCGGGAAAACGAACCGCCTATATCACTTCAGAAGGTCATGTTCAGGACCTTCGGCCCCGATTCTCCGGCCATGAAAGTGAATTTGCCTCAATTGCCTTGAAATCGCAAGGACCCAACGGGGAAATGTGGGAGATTCCCGAGGACATCAGCGTTACTTCAATCATGTATACAAACAATAAGCTGTTGAAAGAATTGGGACTCACCTTTCCAAAAACTTTGGATGAACTGATTGCCCAGGGAGAAACTATCAGGCAGGCAGGGCTGATTCCCATTTCAATGGCAAATAAGGATGCCTGGCCTATGCAGTCCTGTCTTGCAAGTATGCTTGCGGAACGGACAGGCGGAATGGAATGGTTCGACAAGGCTGTAAAAGGCGACGGAGCCGGGTTCGATGATGATGTTTTTGTTCGCGCTTTGGAGATTATTAATTTCTTACATGAAAAAGAGATGTTTTCGCCCGGCATAAACCAGCTTGCCTACATGCAAGGGTTAGACGATTTTGTGAATGAGCGAGCCGTTTACTTCATCGACGGCGGATGGATGGTCAATAATATGGTCGGGGAACTTTCCGATGAACAGAAAGAATACATGTCTCTGGAGTCTTTCCCCGATATTCCGAATCAGAAAGGGGAAAGCGGTTCGGCATCTGGAGTCGCTGGCACCGGATTCGGTATGAACTCGGACTTAAGCGGCGAAAAGGCCGAGGCGGCATGGAAGTGGATTTGGTTTTATTCCGGACCCGAGGGTTCCGCCATCAGACAGAGATTTGGAAGACTTCCAGCCTATAACCTGAAGGCTCCTGATGATGTCGACCCCATGATAAAAAAACTCATCAACTATGTCGGTTCAATTCCTATGGGATATGTTCTTGATTCCGTCGTAGGTGCCGAGGGAATCGGTATATTTAATAATGATCTTCAGGAAATGATGTTTGGATTGACCACACCAAAGGATGTTGCAAGCAAACTTGAGGAATGGGTAAACGAAAACGACAGATCCAACTAACGCAATACATGCAGGTCGGGGGATTCTTCCCGGCCTGTGTTTTATCCAGGAACGATTATAATGAACCAGAAAAAAACAAAAATCATAAGCTATTGGATCCTGGCCGGACCACCGCTCATTCTTTTTTTATCCGTTATTCTCTTTCCAATCCTTTTTTCGCTTATTATCAGTCTCAGTAACTGGAGTGGCTCCGGTAGCCTTCAGTGGGTCGGGTTAAAAAATTATATTGAAATCATCCACGATAGAATTTTCTTTCACGGTTTACGGAATAATCTCTTAATCGTTGCAATATCTGTCTTAGGACAAATCCCTCTTGGATTTGTCCTTGCCTATATTCTTTATCGAAAAATAGTACAGCGGGAAAAATTCTTTGAGACGATGATTTTCCTTCCTATTACTATTTCTCCTGTTGTTATAGCTATTTTGTGGAATCAGATTTTTTCGACGTCCGGTCTCTATACGAGTATTATACGAAAAATCAGCAATAATCCCCGTTATGTTGTCTCAATTTTTGAGAACCAGAGCCTTGCGATCATTCCCATCCTCTTTGTTATTCTTTGGATGTACACCGGCATGTATATGGTAA
The sequence above is a segment of the Sediminispirochaeta bajacaliforniensis DSM 16054 genome. Coding sequences within it:
- a CDS encoding ABC transporter substrate-binding protein, with translation MKKREIVRLFVLCSFCVSTALLVGCNKKGEEATTQESGTITLSAYHYLDQTDKTTAPNFQALVEAFNKKYPNIKINFEFGYGEAYHTKLQTLAASGQLPDMMVVYPGKRTAYITSEGHVQDLRPRFSGHESEFASIALKSQGPNGEMWEIPEDISVTSIMYTNNKLLKELGLTFPKTLDELIAQGETIRQAGLIPISMANKDAWPMQSCLASMLAERTGGMEWFDKAVKGDGAGFDDDVFVRALEIINFLHEKEMFSPGINQLAYMQGLDDFVNERAVYFIDGGWMVNNMVGELSDEQKEYMSLESFPDIPNQKGESGSASGVAGTGFGMNSDLSGEKAEAAWKWIWFYSGPEGSAIRQRFGRLPAYNLKAPDDVDPMIKKLINYVGSIPMGYVLDSVVGAEGIGIFNNDLQEMMFGLTTPKDVASKLEEWVNENDRSN
- a CDS encoding carbohydrate ABC transporter permease, whose product is MNQKKTKIISYWILAGPPLILFLSVILFPILFSLIISLSNWSGSGSLQWVGLKNYIEIIHDRIFFHGLRNNLLIVAISVLGQIPLGFVLAYILYRKIVQREKFFETMIFLPITISPVVIAILWNQIFSTSGLYTSIIRKISNNPRYVVSIFENQSLAIIPILFVILWMYTGMYMVMYLANLQKISPSILEAAEIDGASESQILLHIIFPFMQGVIMTTTIFAITGSLKSFDLIYAMTGGGPAHFTEVIAIYMYTNTFKYYKYGFGSAVSIIIVLLSVGLIFLLQILSRRLDRKYS